Proteins from a genomic interval of Zingiber officinale cultivar Zhangliang chromosome 1B, Zo_v1.1, whole genome shotgun sequence:
- the LOC121993130 gene encoding uclacyanin 1-like: MAPCKVAFSMMTMAVLIQAASCATYNVGGPNGGWDLSTDLQTWASTQTFVPGDSLVFKYAPFHDVAEVTKAGYDSCSASNAIQSYTDGNSVVKLSALGKRFFICGITGHCSGGMKLEVDVVSAAALTPPAAAAPPAPATSQAPFAPPLLGIEPSPTSFTEPPVGDLGLDLVAPAAPPHQQSAAHGPGLRLFTAVSLVVASLWAWAL, translated from the exons ATGGCGCCGTGCAAAGTTGCTTTCAGTATGATGACTATGGCAGTGCTCATTCAAGCAGCAAGCTGTGCAACGTATAATGTCGGAGGTCCCAATGGCGGCTGGGACTTGAGCACAGATTTGCAGACATGGGCGTCGACGCAGACATTTGTGCCTGGCGATTCTTTAG TTTTCAAGTATGCGCCATTCCACGACGTCGCAGAAGTGACGAAAGCTGGATACGATTCGTGCAGCGCGAGTAATGCGATCCAGTCATATACAGACGGTAACAGCGTCGTGAAGCTTTCAGCTCTCGGAAAGCGTTTCTTCATCTGTGGAATCACCGGCCACTGCAGCGGCGGGATGAAGCTGGAAGTCGACGTTGTCTCCGCTGCGGCATTGACTCCGCCTGCCGCTGCAGCGCCACCGGCTCCGGCCACATCTCAAGCGCCTTTTGCTCCTCCGTTGCTCGGCATAGAACCAAGCCCGACGTCATTTACAGAACCACCAGTCGGAGACTTGGGTTTAGACCTCGTGGCTCCGGCTGCTCCGCCACACCAGCAATCAGCGGCGCATGGGCCTGGCCTGCGGCTGTTTACGGCGGTGAGCCTAGTCGTGGCGTCTCTGTGGGCTTGGGCTCTGTAA